One segment of Sulfobacillus thermosulfidooxidans DSM 9293 DNA contains the following:
- a CDS encoding hydroxymethylglutaryl-CoA lyase, with translation MTLVKIVDVTPRDGLQDATGYVPVADKVALTRDLFQAGIHAIEVASFVHPRWVPLLADGEAVLSQLQDLPGELIALAPNLKGVERAIAAGANTVTLVVSASESHNKANLNRSRDETLSQLTEATRRAHEAGLKVRGAISTAFECPFEGVVPINSVAFIAERYCDMGVDELGIADTLGTATPIQVKERVCVVQSIAPKIPLALHLHDRLGWGLANVAMAYEHGVRIFESAVGGLGGCPYAPGAAGNLDTEKLVTFFQAQGLASHIDISQLPGIRQRLLNVIAQQLAPPN, from the coding sequence ATGACTCTGGTCAAGATTGTTGATGTTACGCCCCGCGATGGTCTTCAGGATGCAACGGGTTACGTTCCTGTTGCCGACAAAGTCGCCCTGACCCGTGATCTATTCCAGGCAGGTATTCACGCAATTGAAGTCGCCTCATTTGTACATCCCCGTTGGGTGCCCTTGTTAGCAGATGGCGAGGCCGTTCTCTCCCAGCTGCAAGATCTTCCAGGTGAATTGATCGCCTTGGCTCCCAATCTCAAAGGAGTGGAACGTGCCATTGCCGCAGGTGCAAACACGGTGACGTTGGTCGTATCCGCATCAGAAAGTCACAATAAAGCCAACCTTAATCGTTCTCGCGATGAGACTCTGTCCCAACTCACAGAAGCTACAAGGCGGGCGCACGAAGCTGGTCTAAAAGTCCGGGGGGCAATCAGCACCGCCTTCGAATGTCCTTTTGAAGGGGTTGTGCCCATCAATTCGGTAGCCTTTATTGCGGAGCGGTATTGTGACATGGGGGTTGATGAACTAGGGATTGCAGACACACTAGGAACCGCCACGCCCATTCAGGTCAAAGAACGGGTCTGTGTGGTTCAGTCCATTGCGCCAAAAATCCCCTTAGCCCTCCATCTTCACGACCGTCTGGGGTGGGGATTGGCCAACGTAGCTATGGCCTATGAGCACGGGGTTCGCATTTTTGAATCCGCCGTAGGAGGGCTCGGTGGGTGTCCTTATGCACCAGGAGCGGCTGGGAATCTTGATACCGAAAAACTTGTCACATTCTTTCAGGCTCAAGGCCTTGCCAGCCACATTGACATCAGCCAATTGCCTGGGATTCGGCAGCGCCTGTTGAACGTGATTGCGCAACAACTAGCTCCTCCGAACTAA
- a CDS encoding MFS transporter, with protein sequence MATPANTRITIADRMNRLPPAPYFQRLVARVSTGGLFEFYELFMAGAVGAALVHAKVMPVSGLAYFVGAGFLGMFFGTSIFGNISDKIGRRNGYVYSLLIYSFFTILMAFSPNAVWIDVFRLLAGFGVGAQLVVIDTYVSEMTPASRRGYYIAFSQFITYWAVPVVAFLAYTLVPTHVLMAGWRWVVLIGALGSVAVWWIRQGLPESPRWYENHGDITQANAVMQQIETTVAKEVGSLPPVRPGTEEHESRGHFREIWVPPYRSRTIMLLIFNLFQTIGFYGFAAWVPTLLVSEGITLIHSLLYTFLIALVNPLGPIIGMVMSDRWQRKWQIVVVSLSIGIAGLVFSQMRTPVGIITMGIVITLLNNWFSTLFHSYQAELYPTRIRATGVGFTYSWSRLSSALVGFIIVALLKSFGVLGVFAFISLAMAIVASVIGIMGPRTNGRSLEDISSV encoded by the coding sequence ATGGCAACGCCAGCAAATACCCGCATCACCATAGCTGATCGGATGAATCGCTTGCCACCGGCCCCCTATTTTCAACGCTTGGTCGCAAGAGTATCAACGGGAGGTCTCTTTGAATTTTATGAATTGTTCATGGCCGGTGCCGTAGGGGCAGCTCTCGTTCATGCAAAGGTCATGCCCGTCTCCGGCTTAGCCTATTTTGTTGGAGCGGGATTTTTGGGGATGTTTTTTGGAACATCGATCTTTGGCAATATCAGTGACAAAATTGGTCGCCGCAATGGTTATGTTTATTCGTTGCTCATTTATTCGTTTTTCACGATCCTCATGGCCTTTTCACCCAATGCCGTCTGGATTGATGTGTTTCGTCTTCTTGCTGGGTTTGGGGTCGGCGCTCAGTTAGTTGTCATAGATACCTATGTCAGTGAAATGACTCCCGCCTCACGGCGCGGCTACTATATTGCCTTCAGTCAATTTATCACCTATTGGGCGGTGCCTGTCGTGGCGTTTTTAGCCTATACCCTCGTCCCCACACACGTACTTATGGCTGGATGGCGCTGGGTGGTCTTAATAGGCGCCTTAGGTTCGGTCGCCGTCTGGTGGATCCGCCAGGGGTTACCCGAATCTCCGCGATGGTACGAAAATCATGGCGACATCACTCAAGCCAATGCGGTGATGCAACAAATTGAAACGACGGTAGCAAAAGAAGTCGGATCGCTGCCGCCCGTTCGCCCGGGCACTGAAGAACATGAATCTCGGGGTCACTTTCGTGAAATTTGGGTACCTCCATACCGTTCGCGTACCATCATGTTGCTGATTTTCAATCTATTTCAAACCATTGGTTTTTACGGGTTCGCAGCGTGGGTTCCGACTTTACTGGTTAGTGAAGGCATTACGTTAATTCATTCGTTGCTTTACACGTTTTTAATCGCGTTAGTTAATCCCCTGGGACCAATCATTGGCATGGTGATGTCAGACCGCTGGCAGAGAAAGTGGCAAATTGTTGTCGTGTCCCTTAGCATCGGCATTGCGGGTTTAGTTTTTTCCCAGATGCGCACTCCTGTCGGCATCATTACCATGGGTATCGTAATTACACTCCTCAATAATTGGTTCAGCACGCTGTTTCATTCCTATCAAGCCGAATTGTATCCAACTCGGATTCGGGCTACAGGTGTGGGATTTACGTACAGTTGGAGTCGGTTAAGTTCTGCGCTCGTAGGATTTATCATCGTGGCATTATTGAAATCCTTTGGAGTCCTTGGGGTGTTTGCATTCATCTCTCTTGCGATGGCCATTGTGGCATCTGTAATTGGTATTATGGGTCCACGGACCAACGGACGGAGTTTGGAAGACATCTCATCCGTATGA
- a CDS encoding CaiB/BaiF CoA transferase family protein, translating into MDTMSLQGIRVLEIGQLVAAPSAARILADFGADVIKVEPLDGDPLRHWGAMSPLGHSWWWSMQSRNKRLIAVNLKHPTGQHIIRELAKQSDVLIANLRPGRLAQWELGYEHLHSLNPKLIYVDISGFGLTGPYRDRPGFGNIAEAMGGIRYITGFPDRPPVRTGVSLGDELAALYAVIGILIALVQRGRDGLGEHIDVSLVESVLAITEALIPDYVNAGIIQERTGNQLLRAAPSNTYPTRDQQWIAIGANSSATFEALTTVMQQPQLVNDPRFSSNEQRVRHATELDTLIAAWTIEHDLSDLMQRLLQAGIPAGPVMSARDIAEDVQIQFRQMIAYAPQDNGEPTGMLGIVPKLTRHPGKVRWAGGSIGQHTEDVLTTLLHISPTELAVWREQGIIR; encoded by the coding sequence ATGGATACCATGAGCTTACAAGGCATTCGCGTATTGGAAATCGGCCAATTGGTAGCCGCCCCATCAGCGGCCCGTATTCTCGCGGATTTTGGAGCCGACGTCATCAAAGTCGAACCCTTAGATGGAGATCCGCTGCGTCATTGGGGTGCTATGAGTCCTTTAGGGCATTCTTGGTGGTGGTCTATGCAATCTCGCAACAAGCGATTAATTGCCGTCAACTTAAAACACCCCACCGGTCAGCACATCATTCGCGAGTTAGCAAAACAAAGCGACGTCCTCATTGCGAACCTACGGCCAGGACGTCTGGCCCAATGGGAATTGGGTTATGAGCATCTCCATTCCCTTAATCCGAAACTCATCTATGTGGACATTTCGGGTTTTGGACTGACAGGTCCATACCGCGACCGCCCGGGTTTTGGGAATATTGCGGAAGCGATGGGAGGTATCCGCTACATTACGGGTTTTCCTGATCGTCCTCCCGTTCGCACGGGGGTCTCGCTCGGCGATGAATTGGCCGCCCTCTATGCTGTAATTGGGATCCTCATCGCTCTGGTTCAACGCGGTCGTGATGGATTAGGGGAGCACATTGATGTTTCGTTGGTCGAATCGGTTTTGGCCATTACGGAGGCGTTGATTCCCGATTATGTCAATGCCGGCATTATTCAAGAACGCACTGGCAATCAACTCCTTCGAGCCGCTCCTTCGAACACGTATCCCACACGTGATCAACAATGGATTGCCATTGGAGCCAATAGTTCGGCGACATTTGAGGCGCTCACCACGGTCATGCAACAACCCCAACTTGTTAACGATCCTCGCTTCAGCTCCAATGAGCAACGGGTTCGTCATGCAACCGAACTCGATACACTGATTGCCGCATGGACCATCGAACACGACTTATCAGATTTGATGCAGCGCTTATTACAGGCAGGCATTCCAGCCGGTCCTGTCATGAGTGCACGAGATATTGCCGAGGATGTCCAAATTCAATTCCGACAAATGATTGCCTATGCTCCCCAGGACAACGGTGAACCCACGGGCATGCTGGGAATTGTTCCCAAGCTCACCCGTCATCCCGGAAAAGTGCGTTGGGCAGGCGGCTCAATAGGACAACACACCGAAGACGTTCTTACAACGCTTCTCCACATTTCCCCAACAGAGCTGGCAGTTTGGCGTGAACAAGGAATCATTCGCTAA
- a CDS encoding purine-cytosine permease family protein, translated as MAVEEMVVEQDKAFHVETHGIDIIPENQRHGSPKDLFWVWIAGNLTFGEFVIGDLFIQMGLSLWEALAIDLFCAVAYVILGWMSLAGPKAGTATLTISRAIFGIKGNRLPALFSWIDTVGWEAVNTVLTVFALVELFGLIGLPHQGVGVTIAALVISLLLTYIVPILGHQTVVVMQRILAYGLALLSLGLFFVVLPHVPWNFAASAHPWAANNTLTFIFGLSVGLMSTVLSWTNYGSDYSRYLPKNVSAKAVVGYTWLGSGIAAIVMLGLGSIVGTLVNSQAYAANPVTAIVKILPGWYDIPFLLVVIAGLVTGNYLNSYSSSMSFLAMGAKIHRLASALLDSGIAVAITLYALFLAPAFLTFFQNFLDLAVLVIGPWTGMFLAHYFATKGNYDAPSLVMETPQSRYWFQGGTNWPAIIIFLVSAFMAFWFVDSTLWVSPVSKNWLGGMDLSAFVGPILGFVLYWQWYQTRLSTHHVSIEPWAAIKEEGEA; from the coding sequence ATGGCCGTTGAGGAAATGGTCGTGGAACAAGATAAAGCGTTTCATGTGGAGACCCATGGTATTGATATTATTCCCGAAAATCAACGCCACGGGTCGCCGAAAGATTTATTTTGGGTGTGGATTGCGGGGAATCTCACCTTTGGGGAATTTGTTATCGGGGATCTCTTTATTCAAATGGGTCTCAGTTTATGGGAAGCGCTGGCGATTGATCTCTTTTGTGCCGTGGCCTATGTCATTTTAGGATGGATGAGCTTGGCCGGACCCAAAGCGGGCACGGCGACCCTAACGATTTCGCGGGCGATTTTTGGGATTAAAGGCAACCGCCTCCCCGCCTTATTTAGTTGGATTGATACGGTGGGATGGGAAGCGGTGAACACGGTGCTGACGGTGTTTGCCCTGGTGGAACTCTTTGGTCTTATCGGATTACCCCATCAAGGTGTCGGCGTGACGATTGCCGCCCTCGTGATTAGTCTCTTGTTGACCTATATTGTGCCGATTTTAGGTCACCAAACTGTCGTGGTCATGCAGCGGATTTTAGCGTACGGGCTGGCCCTGTTGTCTCTTGGCTTATTCTTCGTGGTGTTGCCGCATGTGCCGTGGAATTTCGCTGCCTCGGCCCATCCTTGGGCGGCCAATAATACCTTAACCTTTATTTTCGGCTTGTCAGTGGGACTGATGTCCACGGTGCTGTCGTGGACCAATTATGGATCCGACTATTCCCGCTATCTGCCGAAAAACGTGTCGGCGAAAGCGGTGGTGGGCTACACCTGGCTAGGATCAGGGATTGCGGCCATTGTGATGCTGGGGCTCGGAAGTATTGTGGGCACCCTGGTGAACTCCCAGGCCTATGCTGCCAATCCGGTGACAGCGATTGTGAAAATCTTGCCGGGATGGTATGACATTCCCTTTTTACTGGTGGTGATTGCGGGTCTCGTGACCGGCAACTACCTTAATTCTTACAGTTCCTCCATGAGCTTTTTAGCTATGGGCGCGAAAATTCACCGGTTAGCCTCCGCCCTGCTCGACAGTGGGATTGCGGTGGCCATTACGTTATATGCCCTGTTTTTAGCTCCGGCTTTCCTGACGTTTTTCCAAAACTTTTTAGATTTAGCGGTCTTGGTGATCGGGCCATGGACGGGTATGTTTTTGGCGCATTACTTTGCGACAAAAGGGAACTATGATGCGCCCAGTTTGGTCATGGAGACTCCCCAGAGCCGCTACTGGTTTCAGGGGGGGACGAACTGGCCGGCTATTATCATTTTTCTGGTGTCGGCGTTCATGGCCTTTTGGTTTGTGGATTCGACCTTGTGGGTGAGTCCCGTGTCGAAAAACTGGTTGGGCGGCATGGATTTGAGTGCGTTTGTGGGGCCCATTTTGGGATTTGTTTTGTATTGGCAGTGGTACCAGACGCGTCTATCTACTCACCATGTTTCGATCGAACCGTGGGCGGCTATTAAGGAAGAAGGCGAAGCATAA
- a CDS encoding IclR family transcriptional regulator yields MRTDSSRIAVLSKMAEILDVLTEDSSITLQALSQQLNLPRPTIYRIVQTLIDLGILTPSNQPGRRLIHWASSSRNTHALENASQESLQRLVSKFRDTASIYTRVGSARVCIARVEGVESLRHTIQVGTPLPLHVGSAGRILLAWLDDETRDRLIHESVTFFPGQSPPSFSGWQEIREKQWAISLGERESALGSISVPIFTGTNQVLAALSISGPKERFVTDRQDAIISALQQEAHKITQLLCSAKNEHALSATPQPPQSIVNKED; encoded by the coding sequence ATGCGAACAGATTCAAGTCGAATTGCTGTCCTCTCCAAAATGGCGGAAATTCTCGATGTTTTAACCGAGGATTCCTCGATCACACTGCAGGCACTTAGCCAGCAATTAAACTTGCCGCGGCCAACGATTTACCGCATTGTCCAAACCCTTATTGACCTAGGAATTTTAACTCCGTCCAATCAACCTGGTCGCCGGTTAATCCACTGGGCATCTTCATCACGGAACACTCACGCCTTAGAAAATGCCAGTCAGGAAAGTTTACAGCGCCTAGTCAGCAAGTTTCGAGACACTGCTAGTATTTACACCCGTGTTGGCTCTGCCCGGGTCTGCATTGCGCGGGTCGAAGGGGTTGAATCCTTACGTCATACGATTCAAGTAGGGACGCCACTTCCTTTACATGTGGGTTCAGCAGGACGGATTTTACTAGCATGGCTCGACGATGAGACTCGTGACCGTCTCATTCATGAGTCTGTAACCTTCTTTCCCGGACAATCGCCGCCGAGCTTCTCCGGCTGGCAAGAAATTCGTGAAAAACAATGGGCCATATCTTTAGGAGAACGAGAATCGGCTCTCGGCTCCATCAGTGTACCGATTTTCACGGGGACCAACCAGGTTCTCGCGGCGTTAAGTATTTCGGGTCCCAAAGAACGGTTTGTGACAGATCGTCAAGACGCCATCATTTCCGCCTTACAGCAAGAAGCGCACAAGATTACGCAACTTCTCTGTTCGGCAAAAAATGAACACGCCTTGTCCGCGACACCGCAACCACCACAGTCCATAGTAAATAAGGAAGACTAA
- a CDS encoding FAD binding domain-containing protein, giving the protein MYPYPFDYVRPDTLEEALVLAQEDGMKYLAGGQSLLPLLNLHVAEIKGVIDLQQVAPRLKFIEWEQDHVVLGSFLTHEELHHASLLGRRCPLFPMAAACIGHPRIRQRGTLGGSLAHADPLAEWLLVMTLLEGKVILTSSQGERQIPFQEYLLGPMMTVLDPGELIVAVDISLPEAASYGFVEMSRRPGDYALVAAGVSVLWDQDRIAKASIAVSGISDVPVTFPVITRNLSDEYPSLGLIDDVKRAIEAEVDPPSDILADASYRRHLAATLVGRALYQAFDDRVQGQRLMAK; this is encoded by the coding sequence GTGTATCCCTACCCTTTTGATTATGTCCGTCCTGACACCCTCGAAGAGGCATTGGTTTTGGCTCAAGAGGATGGCATGAAGTATTTAGCGGGCGGGCAGAGTTTGTTGCCGTTATTGAACTTGCATGTGGCCGAGATTAAAGGAGTCATTGATCTCCAACAGGTCGCTCCCCGTTTAAAGTTTATTGAATGGGAACAAGATCACGTTGTCCTCGGTTCGTTTTTAACGCACGAGGAACTTCATCATGCGAGCTTGTTGGGGCGGCGTTGCCCCTTATTTCCCATGGCTGCGGCTTGTATTGGCCATCCCCGTATTCGTCAAAGAGGAACCTTAGGCGGCAGCCTCGCCCATGCCGATCCGTTGGCCGAATGGCTTTTGGTGATGACTCTTCTAGAGGGGAAGGTTATTCTCACCTCTTCCCAAGGGGAACGCCAAATTCCCTTTCAAGAGTACTTGTTGGGACCGATGATGACCGTACTGGATCCGGGTGAACTGATTGTGGCCGTGGACATTTCCCTACCGGAGGCGGCCAGTTATGGGTTCGTTGAGATGTCAAGACGACCAGGGGATTATGCCTTGGTAGCCGCCGGTGTGTCTGTCCTGTGGGATCAGGACCGGATTGCCAAGGCGTCTATTGCTGTAAGCGGCATATCAGACGTTCCCGTCACCTTTCCCGTTATCACCAGGAACCTATCTGATGAATACCCATCGCTAGGACTGATCGATGACGTCAAACGGGCGATTGAAGCCGAGGTAGATCCGCCTTCCGATATCTTGGCGGATGCATCCTATAGGCGGCATTTGGCAGCAACGCTTGTGGGAAGAGCTCTTTATCAAGCCTTTGATGACAGAGTTCAAGGGCAAAGGCTGATGGCCAAATGA
- a CDS encoding amidohydrolase/deacetylase family metallohydrolase: MVDLVIRGARVLSPANGLDVVTDVSVTGTQIDDVGPFEPGKTARQEIDGRGYLLSPGFIDFHVHGFAYFTDYGTYPDDVGVRSGVTTVVDQGSAGYLTFPAFHEFMVKHSATRVLSYLNIGAVGTIKGSMLPALHGPDTVDVGAVVELIAKYPQIIKGIKTHAEMGGVARWGFRVLQKAKEAAKRAGVPCYVHTGKLIPAEGFQLPDPDTILPQALEYLEPGDILTHCFTGHPGGIVKTTGEVHEAVRHATQNGVYLDVGYGEHFSFDIAQKVLDQGVMPYLVSSDVHALFNRPHSLQATYGLFSALSHLMALGIPLNDLIAMVTDHPAKILGLDQELGRIEPGYQADLTLFRLESGSFTFRDRFGVSVSAQTRLVPELTIRQGVRYPVQVMEESEV, from the coding sequence ATGGTTGATTTAGTGATCCGTGGGGCTCGGGTTCTCTCTCCGGCAAATGGGCTTGATGTGGTGACAGATGTCAGTGTTACGGGCACGCAAATTGATGATGTCGGTCCCTTTGAGCCAGGGAAAACCGCCAGACAAGAAATTGATGGCAGAGGATATCTATTAAGCCCCGGTTTTATCGATTTTCATGTTCATGGTTTTGCTTATTTCACCGATTATGGTACCTACCCGGACGATGTTGGTGTGCGCTCAGGGGTGACGACCGTAGTTGATCAAGGAAGTGCGGGATATTTAACCTTTCCCGCCTTCCACGAATTTATGGTAAAACACAGTGCGACCCGGGTTTTGTCCTATTTGAATATTGGGGCAGTTGGTACGATCAAAGGCAGCATGCTACCCGCCTTACACGGACCAGATACCGTGGATGTTGGGGCTGTGGTCGAATTGATTGCAAAATATCCCCAAATTATTAAAGGCATCAAAACGCATGCCGAAATGGGCGGGGTTGCCCGGTGGGGTTTTCGTGTTCTCCAAAAAGCCAAAGAGGCGGCAAAGCGAGCTGGCGTACCCTGTTATGTTCATACGGGGAAATTGATCCCTGCTGAGGGATTTCAATTGCCCGATCCCGATACCATTTTGCCCCAGGCTTTGGAATACCTCGAACCCGGGGATATTTTAACCCACTGTTTTACAGGACATCCGGGCGGCATTGTGAAAACGACGGGCGAGGTACACGAAGCGGTGCGACATGCGACTCAAAATGGTGTGTATCTCGATGTGGGCTACGGGGAACATTTCTCCTTTGACATTGCCCAAAAGGTGTTAGACCAGGGCGTGATGCCCTACCTCGTCAGTAGCGATGTTCACGCATTGTTTAATCGACCGCACAGTTTACAAGCCACCTATGGCCTTTTTAGCGCCTTATCGCACTTGATGGCATTAGGAATTCCTTTAAACGATTTGATTGCCATGGTTACGGACCACCCAGCCAAGATTTTAGGGCTCGATCAGGAACTAGGCCGGATTGAGCCAGGGTATCAAGCCGATTTGACCTTATTTCGTCTGGAATCGGGATCATTCACGTTTCGCGACCGTTTCGGGGTCAGTGTGTCCGCCCAGACGAGGCTGGTGCCAGAATTGACGATACGCCAAGGGGTTCGCTATCCGGTTCAGGTCATGGAGGAATCGGAGGTGTAA
- a CDS encoding thiamine pyrophosphate-binding protein: MANYADYLLMWLTRQGVTRIFGNPGTTELPLIEALARQSQIEYVLGLHETAVCAMADGLARLTRHIQVVSLHAAPGLANAEAMIYNAAFSHSPLLLLIGQQDTRLSYERPFLGADLKDRIKPLVLDVWDITDPDHLLRSLRQAWARLQVEPSGPVALILPMNILSQSVENNEDPLWQAPVVPVRTTNQPSQEIIEEFVSLLARPIPKALVIGDRAVTNPEVLPALFRVAHYGHCDVFSEPFATQLTFLPWNDGCYYGRLPRQEKDLARRLAPYRHVIGLGTEMFRVFTRDEDHLPWWDQAQVTQVDSDVRYFHYAPGTTSILSSLDAFIIGVANDLPDGIPCEPRAVSGIQDLTRPRAEEWETRDGTEQFWSSLASWISPDMIVVDESISGQNALLRHLQRQEPKTYYAQAGGSLGWGIGAAVGMCFDQGKPVIAIVGDGSALFGLYALWTAAQYQLPVRVLIYDNHGYQILKDQLPDNPRAHSLLDIRGPTIRWQPLLAGLSCPVFESELPKEPWEFEKVWQQFISQRGPSVWVVHEKI; encoded by the coding sequence ATGGCTAATTACGCTGACTATCTATTGATGTGGTTAACAAGGCAAGGCGTAACCCGGATTTTCGGAAATCCCGGAACGACAGAACTCCCGCTCATTGAGGCGTTAGCACGGCAGTCGCAAATTGAATATGTCTTAGGACTTCATGAAACAGCCGTGTGTGCCATGGCTGATGGATTAGCAAGACTGACCCGCCATATTCAAGTGGTGTCACTCCATGCTGCTCCGGGCCTAGCCAATGCGGAAGCCATGATTTACAATGCCGCTTTTAGCCATAGTCCGTTACTGTTACTGATTGGGCAGCAAGATACCCGTCTCTCCTATGAGCGCCCTTTTCTTGGAGCCGATTTGAAAGATAGGATAAAGCCCTTAGTCTTAGATGTGTGGGATATTACCGACCCGGATCATCTTCTTCGCTCTTTGCGACAGGCCTGGGCACGTTTACAGGTAGAACCCTCAGGACCGGTTGCCTTGATTCTTCCCATGAATATTTTGTCACAATCCGTTGAGAACAATGAAGACCCGTTATGGCAAGCTCCTGTTGTCCCTGTGAGGACCACCAATCAGCCCAGTCAAGAGATTATTGAGGAGTTTGTCTCCCTCTTAGCCCGACCGATACCCAAGGCGCTGGTGATAGGAGACCGGGCGGTAACCAATCCCGAAGTGTTGCCGGCTCTTTTTCGGGTGGCGCACTATGGACATTGTGATGTGTTTAGCGAACCCTTTGCCACGCAATTGACGTTCTTACCCTGGAATGACGGTTGTTATTACGGACGTCTTCCCCGGCAGGAAAAGGATTTGGCCAGGCGTTTGGCGCCCTATCGTCATGTTATTGGACTAGGGACTGAAATGTTTCGGGTCTTTACCCGGGACGAGGATCACCTGCCATGGTGGGATCAAGCTCAGGTCACACAAGTGGACAGCGATGTGCGCTATTTTCACTATGCTCCCGGCACCACGAGTATTCTTTCTTCGTTAGACGCTTTCATTATCGGCGTGGCGAATGATCTTCCTGATGGCATACCATGTGAACCCCGTGCGGTTTCAGGCATTCAAGACCTTACCCGTCCACGAGCTGAGGAATGGGAGACACGTGACGGAACAGAACAATTCTGGTCCTCTTTAGCATCGTGGATTTCGCCCGACATGATTGTGGTGGATGAAAGTATCTCCGGGCAAAATGCGCTTTTGCGCCATCTTCAGCGCCAAGAGCCGAAAACCTATTACGCGCAGGCCGGCGGTTCACTGGGTTGGGGCATCGGTGCAGCGGTGGGGATGTGCTTTGACCAGGGAAAGCCGGTGATTGCGATTGTGGGCGACGGCAGTGCGCTATTTGGACTTTATGCTTTATGGACTGCGGCTCAATACCAGTTGCCGGTGCGGGTGTTAATTTACGATAACCACGGATACCAGATTCTTAAAGATCAGTTGCCCGATAACCCGAGGGCTCATAGCTTGCTCGATATTCGCGGACCCACGATTCGTTGGCAACCGCTTTTGGCGGGTTTATCCTGTCCCGTTTTTGAGTCGGAACTTCCCAAAGAGCCCTGGGAATTCGAAAAAGTGTGGCAGCAATTTATCAGCCAAAGAGGACCGAGTGTATGGGTTGTTCATGAAAAAATCTGA
- a CDS encoding DUF1116 domain-containing protein: protein MIKSQDLSPRLVGVIQAKDVVSYESPWLLHPGPPLSRALDTLYPAQRKTLKALALWEHWSDDDKELKQSLRLFPTQDFHIAAPLVGWVSPSMLLWVVEDPITHFKGYAPINEGTGPSLRMGEVSKAILDRQEWLNQVFAPVMTELLHVLDIQLWPIIQQALYMGDELHMRSVAASFVFQNLLMRPLLTSGRFGALSLTDQMMFFQVLWGNPLAFLNIVMAMSQIYFQYWAEQKFPANMITAIGANGFAWGYRCHDDPAHWQLVPAPLAVPGRQVARSFLPIIGDSFVCEVMGFGGQIIHNAPGLWQDIGYVPPLSPSEFGRSALCAQNLPVVLAGEEMPLRGGACPSDLPHMAFDTACVGIEGGFLGAGRVDGSSWYRSKRDECYG from the coding sequence GTGATTAAAAGTCAGGATTTGTCCCCGCGGCTTGTGGGTGTGATCCAGGCGAAAGACGTCGTGTCCTATGAGAGTCCTTGGCTGCTCCATCCGGGTCCCCCTTTATCACGTGCCTTGGATACCCTTTATCCTGCACAACGGAAAACACTGAAAGCCTTGGCCTTATGGGAACATTGGTCCGATGATGATAAGGAGTTGAAACAGTCTCTCAGGTTGTTTCCAACGCAAGATTTTCATATTGCTGCGCCATTAGTGGGATGGGTTTCGCCATCAATGTTGTTGTGGGTTGTCGAAGATCCAATCACCCATTTTAAGGGGTATGCGCCAATAAACGAAGGCACGGGTCCGAGTCTTCGAATGGGTGAGGTGTCTAAGGCAATCTTAGACCGCCAAGAGTGGCTCAACCAGGTTTTTGCCCCGGTGATGACAGAACTATTGCATGTTCTCGATATTCAACTCTGGCCGATTATTCAACAAGCTCTGTATATGGGCGATGAACTGCACATGCGCTCTGTCGCGGCATCTTTTGTGTTTCAAAATCTCTTAATGCGTCCTTTGTTGACGTCGGGACGGTTTGGCGCATTAAGCCTGACCGATCAAATGATGTTCTTTCAGGTTTTATGGGGGAACCCGCTTGCCTTTTTAAACATTGTCATGGCCATGAGCCAAATTTATTTTCAGTACTGGGCAGAGCAAAAGTTTCCCGCCAACATGATTACAGCCATCGGCGCCAATGGATTTGCTTGGGGCTACCGCTGTCACGACGACCCGGCTCATTGGCAGCTTGTTCCCGCCCCATTGGCCGTACCAGGACGGCAGGTGGCGCGATCTTTTCTTCCCATTATCGGCGATAGTTTTGTGTGCGAGGTAATGGGATTTGGGGGACAGATTATTCACAATGCGCCAGGTCTTTGGCAAGACATAGGCTATGTTCCGCCTCTTTCTCCATCAGAATTTGGTCGGTCGGCTTTGTGTGCTCAAAATCTCCCCGTTGTTTTAGCAGGTGAAGAGATGCCCTTGCGTGGTGGAGCGTGTCCGTCGGATTTGCCCCATATGGCCTTTGATACGGCGTGTGTGGGCATCGAAGGAGGATTTTTAGGAGCAGGCCGCGTGGACGGGAGTTCCTGGTACCGATCGAAGCGGGATGAATGTTATGGCTAA